A stretch of the bacterium genome encodes the following:
- a CDS encoding GSU2403 family nucleotidyltransferase fold protein yields the protein MEKKQSELCFEILRRFHRNGILDNFILIGSWCVYFYKDYFSGIPYIDQTTMKTRDIDFLIDNPNRIKKYIDIPELLKDLGFVTTFKGSRGYIKLDHPDLILEFLVPEKGKGTDKPHPLPKLGINAVALRFLSFLSSNTIKAKVEDFYLTLPHPANFALHKLIIFQRRVREEKAIKDRDTAVKILKFLINKDEANIIREVFDFVPKKWQKKIINGLEEQAEESILEILKSF from the coding sequence CAGTCTGAATTATGTTTTGAGATTTTAAGAAGATTTCACAGAAATGGTATTTTAGACAATTTCATTCTTATTGGTAGTTGGTGTGTATATTTTTACAAGGATTATTTTTCTGGCATCCCATACATAGACCAAACAACTATGAAAACAAGAGATATCGATTTTCTAATAGATAATCCCAATAGAATAAAGAAATATATTGACATACCAGAACTCCTCAAAGATTTAGGGTTTGTTACAACTTTTAAAGGCAGTAGAGGTTATATCAAACTTGATCACCCGGATTTAATACTCGAATTTTTGGTTCCAGAAAAAGGCAAAGGCACGGATAAACCTCATCCATTGCCAAAATTAGGAATTAACGCAGTTGCTTTAAGATTTTTGAGTTTTCTTTCAAGCAACACAATTAAAGCTAAAGTGGAAGACTTTTATTTAACATTGCCACATCCTGCCAACTTTGCCTTACATAAATTGATAATTTTCCAACGTAGAGTTAGAGAAGAAAAGGCTATAAAAGATAGGGACACTGCGGTTAAAATATTAAAGTTTTTAATTAATAAGGACGAAGCAAACATAATCAGGGAAGTTTTTGATTTTGTGCCTAAAAAATGGCAGAAGAAGATTATAAATGGATTGGAAGAGCAAGCGGAAGAAAGTATTTTAGAAATACTGAAATCTTTTTGA